TTACGACCACATAAGGGAAATCGTTATGTTGCTGCAAGCATCTTCCATATGCTTCATGGATCAGCTATTTTGGAAAGTCACAAACACTGTTCCCGTGTGCAGGATCCTTATTCTTTGCGTTGTATTCCTCAAGTCCATGGCGCATCACGGAGCGCTTGGTTTCATTTAAAGGACACCATCGAAATTGAAATAAATGCAGTGACTGATAACCCTGTGATTATTAATGATGAACTTACGATTAGCGGTGGTAGCTTTCATGGGCAATCTATTGCATTACCTTTGGACTATGCCACACTGGCAGCGTCTGAAATTGGGAATATTTCCGATCGGAGGGTCTATTTGTCTTTAGAAGGCCAAACCAACGCTGTACCCAAATTGTTGATGAAATCAACTGGACTTAATTCAGGATTTATGATCCTTCAATATAGCACGGCCGCCCTCGCAAGTGAGAATAAAGGACTCTGTTTTCCGGCGAGTGCCGATAGCATTCCAACTTCTTTAGGTCAAGAAGACCATGTGAGTATGGGATCTGTCTCCGGACGAAAACTTTTGCAGGTGATTGACAATGTTGACAAAATATTGAGCATTGAACTGTTGTGTGCCGCCCAAGCCAAAGATTATCATCAACCGTTAACATCAACTGCTGCACTGGAAGCTATCCATGAGAGCATCCGTCAGTCCATACCACATATTGAATCGGACCAGCCAATGGAAGAGCTGCTGACCGAAGCGTTAAAATTGGTAAAATCAGGAGACCTTATTGCATTGCATGCTCAATATGCTGCTGGAGATATTGCTGCAGAACTGAAACAGCAATTTGAGTTGTTTTAAACTAAGAATGATGAAAAAGGAGTTAAAATTAGTTGGGCCTTTTAGGCAAATATTAACCCTGTCAAATATGCCGATAAAGGGGCCAATTGACGATAGCCAATTGTTTATTATTGATGAGGGGGGAATTTTAATTGCAGGAAACACGATAATGGATGTGGCAGCTTTTGATCAATTACAACAACAATGGGGGGCAGCAGGTGGATCTTATCCATATCGAGGGAGATCAGGTCGTTTTGCCAGGCTTTATTGACTGCCATACACATATTGCTTTCGCAGGCAGTCGTGCAAATGATTTCGCCCTTCGAAATGCCGGTTCAAGCTATCTGGAAATCGCGGCGGCAGGAGGGGGGATCTGGAGTACCGTATCCCATACAAGGGATTGTGATGCCCGAGAATTGGTAGGCCTCACCATAGGGAGGGCACATTTACTATTGAAACAGGGGATCACAACGATCGAAGTTAAAAGCGGTTATGGACTTGACGTTGAACAAGAACTTAAATTATTGCGTGTCATCCGCGAATCAGATCGACAAATACAACCAGACCTTATCCCAACTTGTTTGGCAGCACATATGCTTCCGCGCGACTTCAATGGGTCTGCAAAAGATTATCTCCATATGCTGGCTGAAGTTCTGTTTCCGGCATTAAAATCCGAAAGGCTATCAAATCGGATAGATGCATTTATCGAAAAAGCAGCTTTTCAGGGAGAAGACATTGTCGCTTATTTACAGAGAGCAAAAAATATGGGTTTTGATCTGACAATTCATGCCGATCAGTTTACGACTTCTGGAAGCCAGATTGCGGTGGAACTGGGTGCTATATCTGCGGATCATCTTGAAGCATCAACAGCTTTTGAAATTGAACTTATCGCACAGTCGGACACTGTCGCGGTGGCTTTACCTGCCGCTTCTATCGGATTGGGTTGCGGTTTTACACCTGCTAGAAAACTGTTAGATGCAGGCGCATGCCTAGCCATAGGTAGTGATTGGAATCCGGGGTCTGCTCCGATGGGGCAGTTATTGACAAGTGCGACGATTTTGGCAGCAGCAGAAAAATTGACCAATGCTGAACTACTCGCGGCATTAACTTACCGTGCGGCGAAGGCATTGAACTTGTCTGACAGGGGAATTTTGGTGAAAGGAATGCGTGCAGATTTTAGTTTATTTAATACCGACAATTATCAGGATATTACATATTACCAAGGAAGTTTGCAGCCTACAGCGGTATGGAAAAATGGTATGGAAGTATTATCAATATAACATCATGAAAGATACATTTAAGCGAGAGGTTGCGGAAGGCATTCCTACCACACTACCTCCAACGGTAGAGCGTGATCACACAATCAGCCACGCTCCCCGACGAAAGAATATTCTTACGAAATCAGAAGAGATGCTAGCTATACGTAATGCTTTACGCTATTTCCCTAATCTCTGGCATGCCATTTTAGCGCCTGAATTTTTACAGGAGCTTCGCGACTATGGGCGAATTTATATGTACCGTTTTAGACCACAATACACAATGTATGCCCGACCAATAGCTGATTATCCGGCCTTAAGTAAGGAGGCGGCGGCAATTATGTTGATGATTCAGAACAACCTCGATCCTGCGGTCGCACAGCATCCGCACGAATTGATTACTTATGGTGGGAATGGAGCCGTATTTCAAAATTGGGCTCAATATCGTCTTACTATGCAATATCTATCTCAAATGACTGATGAACAAACATTACATCTTTACAGTGGTCATCCGATGGGACTTTTTCCATCTTCAAAAGATGCTCCTCGTGTTGTGATAACCAATGGCATGATGATTCCAAACTATTCGAAACCGGATGACTGGGAACGTTTCAACGCGTTGGGCGTTACGCAATATGGACAGATGACAGCCGGCTCGTACATGTATATCGGCCCGCAGGGTATTGTGCATGGAACGACTATTACGGTTATGAATGCATTCCGGAAACATTTGGCGGTAGATGATACCATACAAGGTAAGGTTTTTTTGACTTCTGGACTGGGGGGAATGAGTGGAGCCCAGCCTAAAGCGGGTAATATTGCGGGATGCATAACGGTATGCGCTGAAATAAACCCTGACGCAGCAAGAAAACGACATGAGCAGGGATGGGTTGACCAATTGATAGTGAGCATACAGGAGCTCGTTAGACAGGTAAAACGGGCAGTGGAACAAAAGAAAATAGTATCCTTTGCCTATATCGGTAACATAGTTGAAGTATGGGAGGCTTTCGATCGTGAAAATATCCACATTACCGTAGGGTCTGATCAGACATCATTGCATAATCCGTGGTCCGGGGGATATTATCCCATGGGATTAACCTTTGATGAAGCAAATGTTTTATTGGCGAGTGAACCGGACAAATTTAAGCAATGTGTGCGAGAAAGCTTGGTACGACATGTTGATGCGATCAATAAGCATGTGTGCAAAGGAACGTATTTCTTCGATTACGGAAATGCATTTCTTTTGGAAAGTAGCCGTGCCGGCGCAGCAGTCTGGAATGATAAAAAGGACCAATTCCGCTATCCGTCGTATGTGCAGGATATTCTTGGTCCCATGTGCTTTGATTACGGTTTTGGGCCATTCCGTTGGGTTTGCACCTCAGGGAGGGCTTCGGACCTGAGAAAATCTGACGA
The genomic region above belongs to Sphingobacterium zeae and contains:
- the hutH gene encoding histidine ammonia-lyase; the protein is MDKFLYGSGHLTCSTALAIAKGLVRGVISSDVREKIDQSASYVSKIVGRGEVVYGINTGFGPLCTTRIDAGQTQLLQENILKSHAVGVGEPISDDLAKLMLILKIHALSKGFSGVQYNTIERMIWHVENDIIPIVPKQGSVGASGDLAPLSHLFLPLIGLGKVRVKGNVVHTAAILEKYGMAPIQLGAKEGLALINGTQFMAAHGVIGVIELYRMLQNADIIASLMIEGLNGSIKPFFSELHELRPHKGNRYVAASIFHMLHGSAILESHKHCSRVQDPYSLRCIPQVHGASRSAWFHLKDTIEIEINAVTDNPVIINDELTISGGSFHGQSIALPLDYATLAASEIGNISDRRVYLSLEGQTNAVPKLLMKSTGLNSGFMILQYSTAALASENKGLCFPASADSIPTSLGQEDHVSMGSVSGRKLLQVIDNVDKILSIELLCAAQAKDYHQPLTSTAALEAIHESIRQSIPHIESDQPMEELLTEALKLVKSGDLIALHAQYAAGDIAAELKQQFELF
- the hutI gene encoding imidazolonepropionase; the protein is MWQLLINYNNNGGQQVDLIHIEGDQVVLPGFIDCHTHIAFAGSRANDFALRNAGSSYLEIAAAGGGIWSTVSHTRDCDARELVGLTIGRAHLLLKQGITTIEVKSGYGLDVEQELKLLRVIRESDRQIQPDLIPTCLAAHMLPRDFNGSAKDYLHMLAEVLFPALKSERLSNRIDAFIEKAAFQGEDIVAYLQRAKNMGFDLTIHADQFTTSGSQIAVELGAISADHLEASTAFEIELIAQSDTVAVALPAASIGLGCGFTPARKLLDAGACLAIGSDWNPGSAPMGQLLTSATILAAAEKLTNAELLAALTYRAAKALNLSDRGILVKGMRADFSLFNTDNYQDITYYQGSLQPTAVWKNGMEVLSI
- a CDS encoding urocanate hydratase, with protein sequence MKDTFKREVAEGIPTTLPPTVERDHTISHAPRRKNILTKSEEMLAIRNALRYFPNLWHAILAPEFLQELRDYGRIYMYRFRPQYTMYARPIADYPALSKEAAAIMLMIQNNLDPAVAQHPHELITYGGNGAVFQNWAQYRLTMQYLSQMTDEQTLHLYSGHPMGLFPSSKDAPRVVITNGMMIPNYSKPDDWERFNALGVTQYGQMTAGSYMYIGPQGIVHGTTITVMNAFRKHLAVDDTIQGKVFLTSGLGGMSGAQPKAGNIAGCITVCAEINPDAARKRHEQGWVDQLIVSIQELVRQVKRAVEQKKIVSFAYIGNIVEVWEAFDRENIHITVGSDQTSLHNPWSGGYYPMGLTFDEANVLLASEPDKFKQCVRESLVRHVDAINKHVCKGTYFFDYGNAFLLESSRAGAAVWNDKKDQFRYPSYVQDILGPMCFDYGFGPFRWVCTSGRASDLRKSDEIAMTVLDDLRAEAPLEIQQQLQDNIQWIKEAEKNRLVVGSQARILYADSIGRIAIAKAFNEAVKTGLFEGPIVLGRDHHDVSGTDSPYRETSNIYDGSQYTADMAIHNVIGDSFRGATWVSIHNGGGVGWGEVINGGFGLLLDGSDEVVVKLEKMLFFDVNNGIARRAWARNKEANQALGRAMEGNVKLLVTRAHLVDDQIIEQLFDVNE